TATATACCCTATCCACCATACGACCTTATGGTGTCTTGTCGGTAATGATTGTTGGATTGTGGGAAGAGGCGTGTATTTATAAAGCTTTCAGTATTATTGTTAGATACTGTGCCAGAGCTGTGTAAAGAATTTTCCAGTGGGTGGTTCTTCCCAGTAAGTCATTCCCCCCGAAAGATCTCAAATCAAAAAGAGGTAACACTCCTGTACATGAAACTGAATTACCATATGCCTTGAATTAATTCCCttgatagaaaaaaagaaagaaattatgCCGTCAAGAAGGATTTAGGGAAACAAGATTGAGTAACATGTCTTCGCAAATATAGACGATCTTTGGTCCACATACAGCCTATTGTAGGTTGTGTTTACCGGAAACGCGTTGAGAAGGAAACTACATAGAAATATCTGAAATATGTTGAGAAACAACTCAGAATTAAGACCAGAAAAAGATGAAActtgtattttctgtttaataGCCAACGATCAAGACAAAGAAACGAAAGTCCTCAAAAAGGTAAGATCCAGTTGTAACGGCAGGTAAAGCCTTCTACATTTAGGAATCTCAATGACGGTAAGGAACTTTAATTATAGAGCCTTTTTCTTAACAAAGttatgtacaataaataaacgtaaaacaattttttaaaaaagttatatAACTTGAGCAAAGAAACTACAAATTGGTAAAACAAAAGTACAATAAGTTCGGTAAAGACAATTCTAATAATAAATcacgtaaaaaaaacaatgcattttaagaATTGATTCAAAGTATTAGGTCAAATTCAGACCACAAACACTGCGATAACACATTGTTGTTTCAGAGAATGGGGGCCCACAATAATACAAGTCATATGAGATTGATCCATGCTGCATTCATTGTCCGTAGGttaacatgtgtgtttattatgttaTTCCATCCTCTCTGACAGAACAAGGAGCTGGTGTGTTTTAGCGACATTtatcctgctgctcctcaccaCTACCTGGTTGTACCCATTCAGCACATCGACAGCTGCTTCTCGCTACACAGGGGACACGTTGGTCTCGGTCAGTCATAAGATCACTAAAAGCCAATTAAAGCTGTGCAATTACCACTGAAGATCTATTTCCCCTGACCTCTGCAAATAGTTACATAGTACAGCTGCAAATATTGTTACTACTACCTTTCTAACTATTTAGGACATTGTTATGAGACTGGTGGTGAAACTATTTCCACATCTGCTACTGCAACTTCCACATTTACCTCCtcatttattgttcattttattattggGATGTTTAAGCTCCCCTATAGTGCTATTTATTACAACTGAAGGGTTGTATCCAACAGTTAAGAGGATGGCGGAAATGGGGAAAGCTGTGCTACAAGACCAAGGGATCACTGATATGGAGGATATAAGGTAGgaagaacagtgtgtgtgagcttaaacGGTAAAGAGAGGTGGTAACTTTCTCACTATTGCAAAATTCAAAGGttttcatttgttgttatttctttattcaaatGTCTTAAACTGTTCTTTGAGATGTTTGTCTGACTGCTGATCattaaatgattgtgttttcCTACACAGCCTGGGCTTCCACCAACCTCCCAATACTTCTGTCGATCACCTCCACCTGCATGTGCTCGCCCCTCGCAGCCAAATCTACGAAGCCTTGATGTATAAGTTTATTCCAAGTACATACAATTTTGTTACGGTGAGAGGCTAAATATGAAACGATAATGTTGCTGAAACAGACCCTTTATGCCCTTGCcctatttaaatgaatatttttcactTTAC
The sequence above is drawn from the Eleginops maclovinus isolate JMC-PN-2008 ecotype Puerto Natales chromosome 15, JC_Emac_rtc_rv5, whole genome shotgun sequence genome and encodes:
- the LOC134877284 gene encoding adenosine 5'-monophosphoramidase HINT3-like, which gives rise to MLRNNSELRPEKDETCIFCLIANDQDKETKVLKKNKELVCFSDIYPAAPHHYLVVPIQHIDSCFSLHRGHVGLVKRMAEMGKAVLQDQGITDMEDISLGFHQPPNTSVDHLHLHVLAPRSQIYEALMYKFIPSTYNFVTEELLRNHIKDKAPIVNERKRRESCINCHGFFW